A single region of the Gemmata palustris genome encodes:
- a CDS encoding DUF4198 domain-containing protein encodes MRYLAALLTLGCLAAAGHAHFVFVYVDGAEARIVFGHTAAPDLTSFPTRAEKTILTVRDADGKDIKVAIEKGDGNFFRAKLPAGKNAVVFGITEAGVTQRGDNPPLLSFYYPKVIVGDPFIKGAEVGGALELVPVRDGDKVRFKVLAGGKPMAGAEVTVGLPGKGEDKDETVKTDKDGLTSAFADKGRYCVAARRSEDKSGELGGKKYTAIRHTATLVFDFAAPK; translated from the coding sequence GTGCGTTACCTCGCTGCGCTTCTGACCCTCGGGTGCCTGGCTGCTGCCGGGCACGCTCACTTCGTGTTCGTGTACGTGGACGGCGCGGAAGCCCGGATCGTGTTCGGCCACACCGCCGCACCGGACCTGACGAGTTTCCCGACCCGCGCCGAGAAGACAATCCTCACCGTTCGCGACGCGGACGGCAAAGACATCAAGGTCGCGATCGAGAAGGGCGACGGGAACTTCTTCCGGGCCAAACTGCCGGCGGGGAAGAACGCGGTCGTTTTCGGGATCACCGAAGCCGGGGTGACGCAGCGCGGCGACAACCCTCCGCTGCTCTCCTTCTACTACCCGAAGGTGATCGTCGGCGACCCGTTTATCAAGGGTGCGGAAGTTGGAGGCGCGCTGGAACTCGTGCCGGTCCGGGACGGGGACAAGGTCCGGTTCAAGGTTCTGGCTGGAGGAAAGCCGATGGCCGGCGCCGAGGTCACGGTCGGGTTGCCCGGAAAGGGTGAAGACAAGGACGAGACGGTGAAAACGGACAAGGACGGTCTAACGTCCGCATTCGCTGATAAGGGCCGGTACTGCGTCGCGGCTCGACGGTCAGAGGACAAGAGCGGCGAACTCGGAGGAAAGAAATACACCGCGATTCGGCACACCGCGACCCTGGTGTTCGACTTCGCCGCGCCCAAGTAG